The following is a genomic window from Babesia bovis T2Bo chromosome 4 map unlocalized Chr4_1, whole genome shotgun sequence.
ATTACTTACATTTTGCTGTTGAGTCAAAAGAGGTTTGATATCCATTGAATCGGTCTCAACTGCCGAACCCTTCGATGGGATGTTATCAACCATGTCACTGTAATTGTCTAACTCGGTACTCTCTTTTATACTATAAGCAGGTATTGGATTGATAATCGGGTCGTAGTAGAAAACTGGCAAATCAGGATCATCCTGCTTTATGTAAGAACATAGCTTGGAATGATACGGAGCAAGAGCCACCTTACGTGGACGAATGCAGTATAAATATGGGAATGCAATTTTATACTCTGTGCGAATCTGCTGGCGTATAATAATCTTGGAAACATCGTTGAATTCGTTCCAATCCTCATCTTCATGGGTATCACGGTAAAGAGGCTCAAACTTAGGCCCACCAGGAATAGCGGTATTCAACGCTTTGGCTGTGTAAAACGCCTTCAAATTAAATAAGTAGAAGTAGTTGTCGTCTTGTATATCCGAAAATAACTGACTAGCCAGACGATAAAGTACACCCATCTGCTCAACACTCAAAAACCAACGACGGTAACTTGGCCCGTTTATTCGTCTAGATTCATACAGAAGAGGTTTGGAGTCATAAAACCAATCTATTACAGTAGCATCCTCTTCAGGATCAAGCTCCATTTGAATGGCCTCAAGAGGCTCCACATCAAGAATATTCTCACTGTAATCAATCGGCGGCTCCTCATCATCGAAAGGAGGAAACCTCATACGTTTAAAATGACGTCTATCACGCTTCTCACGACGCATCATAATCCACATCGTTCCCCATTGAGCCAAAAAAATTGGATCTACTACCCATGGAATCTCGTCAACAAAGGTTATGGCACCAGTGATGTGATACAAAGCACGAACGTGACGCACCTGCTCCCATGGCATAGGCATGTTCTCCAATAACTTGTAAACAGCATGAGGAACATACTTTAAAGCACCCAAATATACACGCTTGTCATAACGATATTTACGATTACTCATGTCACCATGCTCACGAAATACTTTACGCAAATGCtcaggaggcattggagCAGTATGTGTAGCCAACGTAGTAGTATATGCCTTACTAAAACGACGAGTGTTCAGCTTCTGCCATTTGCGAGCCTTTTCCTGTAATATCTCAAATTCAGTAGAAGCATTGTAACCACCGGGAGGCTTGAAGCCCGGGGGAGGAACAAATACGTGATTCATCGTCACCAAAACATGACGAAGTAAACTATAGGATTAAGTCCATCATCAGAAATTAATTAGGTAGTTATCCGCGAACTTAATCAAACAGAAGGATGGAATATCGCATCTCAACATTACAGCAAAAGGGCAAAAGGGATTGAAATATGACCCCAAACAATAACACAGTAATGAAATAAGCAACTATATAACTTTATAATATGATAACAAGCCTCAGTAACCCAAACAGCGGTAAAGTGTCGCGCCGTTCAAGACACAAGGAGTGGGGATTGATCTATGAAAACGACAAACATTAAATCCCTTATGCTATCTACATTAAAGAGGTTTGTAATCGGTGTGTTAGTGGACTCTAGAGGAAACGATATACACACTTTTCTATTACAATAACGGGTACCAATGCGATCAGTAGTTAAGGAGTAACACACGCGCTCATTGGCCATGGATGGCAGCGTGGCGCCTAGAAGCATCGGCCTTAGTTTCAGCAGCTATATCTTCAGGTATCATCTGGAATTCACCACCGCTCTCATCACAAATCCACGCCATTTGCAAATCGTTAGTCTTACCGGAATCTTCATCACGACCTATCATGATGGCCAACGATAACTCCTTCAAAGCGTCCCGACAGGACATACCCGATAAAATGAACTTCTCCATCTCTGTCTTAACCAGATGCTTGCACTTTCCGATAGCCATACCAGCATACTTGTAACACGCACCGCTGGGCTCAATGCAATAGAGTGATTCTATAACGCCATTAATGCCCATAATATACACGAAGAAAGGCAATTTAACTACTTTATACCGTTATATGAAACCACGTACTCATTAAAAAGTCGTGGGAGTCAATCACTAACATGGAACACATTAATGTATACCATTATCACCAGACAAACcacaacatatatagactTACTCTCTCCATTGCTGTCTATACCCGAAAGGATCATAGACGCACCAAAAGGACGAACGTGCcaatataatgtgtaagcGTGGACGAATAAAGCAACTCTCTCAGCCAATAGAGAAACGGGAATCTTTACGCCATACTCAGCAAAAAAAGATTTGCACTCCGATTTAGCGTGACGCACGATGCATTGTGCATCAGGAATCATACCTGTTACAGCGCATCCGACACCCTCGTCAATAGCGTACAAACGAATCGTAGGCCGCGCCTGTAATACGTTGCTCTTTGCGTCTTCGCCATGTTTGTAACCGCATAAAATTGAATCCGCTAAAAATACTATTCCGTCGCTACAAACAGCGCCAACGACTGTAGGTGCAGTGTCTACAGCCTTTGTAGCGTATTCAACCTGGAACACGTGACCATCCGGAGAAAAGGTAGAAACCGATAAATCATAACCAGCTGCCGTGCCAGACATTTTGTATAAAGATGCTGAGCTCAAATCAAAGTGGTCACAAAAGTGATCCCAAGTAGAATGTGGAAATGGGGAATTTAACCATTTATAGTCCAATATGCAATTATGTTAATCTATTTTCTACTGGCAACGTGCTATAGTAATACTGGGATGTGTGCGTAAAGAATTTGCACGCACTGGAATTGGCATAAGGGCCGATACTAAGCGTAGGAATTCTACACACCCATAGCATGATGTTGACCTTTATACAAACTAATGATCAATTGAGTTCTGCCACCTGTCGTTGCAATATGATCCTATGATAGTCTATATCAGATTTACTTAGTCTTTCCAGTGGCATACCAAAGCAGCAACCTAGAGTGTGTATAGAGGTCAGTGTCGTTTAAGGCAGCAAGCTCTAAAGTGAATGTATATTCACAAAAGGCAGTGATCTTTCAGGAAATGTAGCTAAACGTGGGATTCACTTCTGAAACAAGTTGGTGTGATCAATATTAACTTCTACATTAGACATTCATacgataaaataaaattgACGATCATTAGTATTTAATTGGCGTTCTCCCTGGCATCACGCTCCCTATTCCACATCTCGATCATGTTGCGACGCTCCTGGCTGGTCTGACGCTTGGGTCGCTCGTAACTATGAAAGGTGATTAATGCCTCTGAATCCACATACCTGCCACTCCTTTCAGATGAACGTAAGGCGCGCTTTTTATATTCGGGAAATTCAGCATACATGCGTTCATCCAACTTACGACGCACTGAACGTGGTACGTGCTTAATATGCATAAAATTGCAATATCCTCCACGACGACATTGCCCTTCCACAAATTGACGGCAACGAGCCTCCCGAAAATCCGTTACAGGTGTATATTCACACTGGATAGGCTTGCCTGTATTGTTTATGTTTCCAATTAGACAATGATACTATCGATGTTCATTATCAACGACTCAACATACCTCCATAAAATCTCCCCGATAACATAGATATGGCATGTGCAGCACTGTTTTCATCCCTATACTTGACATAGACATTTCCGATGATGTGGTCACCAATGTTATCACAAACAACCATGTCCTCAATCTCTCCATATTTCATAAGCTCTAAAAAAACTTCCTCGTAAAACTCTTCAAAGTGGTCAGCAGCCTTATCCAAAAGCTCATCAGAAACTATAAATTAATGTGTATCTTGCAGTATTGAAATCTTGAGAGGATTACAATAAGCAATTATAACGGTAAGGTAAAAACCAAAAGCACTATCCAATTTTAGCAGTTGGAACATagataaaacatatatgaGACTATTGTACATCCCATTATGGCGAAATAGTATATTCATGGTTAGCAGGCCAATCAAAAAGATGATGCGTAATTTGAGGGAGATTATAACCATGGATCGATCAGACATTGAGAGTGCATAAAACACTAACGAATGGAATGTGGAAAGGTTGTCACATGCATCAATAGAGCTTTCTGTAGTTACGCAGAAATTGGAAAGCGCTAATGGATTATAGATGATGCATACACAGTAATGTATAACCAATACTCTACGATCTATCAAAGATGAAACTTACTCATCTGACCTTCAGCAATAGCAATAGCAACAGGAGGATTCTGATACATGTGACGAATTACAAGGGTTTGCGCCGCGGAAGGCTTGTAATGTGCACGACTGCATTGATCTCCATGACGACAAGCACCAATCTTCCAGTAAAAAGGACAGTTGACACGGTCTTCCTCCGTACCAATTATTCTTGCCAAATTCTCCGCCATTTTAAAGCGGTGGATAATGGACTTGCATAACGaaaaaataacaaattaAAGCGCTATGGGGAATTCG
Proteins encoded in this region:
- a CDS encoding Proteasome subunit alpha type-3 domain protein, which translates into the protein MSGTAAGYDLSVSTFSPDGHVFQVEYATKAVDTAPTVVGAVCSDGIVFLADSILCGYKHGEDAKSNVLQARPTIRLYAIDEGVGCAVTGMIPDAQCIVRHAKSECKSFFAEYGVKIPVSLLAERVALFVHAYTLYWHVRPFGASMILSGIDSNGEKSLYCIEPSGACYKYAGMAIGKCKHLVKTEMEKFILSGMSCRDALKELSLAIMIGRDEDSGKTNDLQMAWICDESGGEFQMIPEDIAAETKADASRRHAAIHGQ
- a CDS encoding putative U2 splicing factor subunit is translated as MAENLARIIGTEEDRVNCPFYWKIGACRHGDQCSRAHYKPSAAQTLVIRHMYQNPPVAIAIAEGQMISDELLDKAADHFEEFYEEVFLELMKYGEIEDMVVCDNIGDHIIGNVYVKYRDENSAAHAISMLSGRFYGGKPIQCEYTPVTDFREARCRQFVEGQCRRGGYCNFMHIKHVPRSVRRKLDERMYAEFPEYKKRALRSSERSGSYERPKRQTSQERRNMIEMWNRERDARENAN